The genomic DNA CCCATACGTCCGCTTCGCTTTGCTCGCATCCGCACGGGAACCCTATGAGAACTCTAAACCTGACCTTGTTTCATTAATCCTGACTCTTTGCGGTGACATCTTTCTACAATCGGTCTGCCACCCTTGGTGGCTATTTGACCAGCTTTTGACCCCTTTTTGTCCAGTTTTTGACCATAATTCTGGGCTTGATTTCTTCAATCCTGACTAAGAAACTTGTCACATATCTTTAACTCTGACCTGACGGGAAAGGTTAACCCTGATCACGCTTCCCATTGACGTCTATTCGGTCTTAATTTTCTAAGCTGTTTTTTGGTTGTTACTTATGGCTGCGGTTGTTCTTTTTCGGCTTGCAGTTCTTCTGGAAGATGCTTTCGCCTACGAACTCACGCAGCAGCGAGACTTGCGGCACAAGGTTTTCGTCCATCGGTACAATCAACTCTAAGAGACCAATGATTCGTTCCGCCTCCGAACTGAGCTTTTTCTGTCTCACCGACCTCAGCAATTTGATTGCTTTGTTACGCATTACCGCAAGTTCGTACACCAGAGCGGAGTTGAACATCTCGTCGGCTGACTCCTGATATGGAAAGATATTTCGCTCCTCGCCCCTGCGCACCTTTGCCCATGATTCAAGCGTCTCGGAAGGCGTATGCGCCCTGAACTGGTAATCGCGAAGCATTCTGCGGATAAGCCTGGTGTCGGATGTTGAAACAATTCTTTGATCGTGGTAGTTCATCTGCGTGAGAGCGGAGATGTAAATCTTGAATTTAAGATGCTTAGGTACGGCTGATGTAAGACTCGGGTTCAACGCATGTATGCCTTCTACGATGAGAATTTCATGTGGTAAAAGACTCAGCGATGAGCCGTCGAAGATTCTTTTGCCCTTTTCAAAATCAAAAGATGGCCGGTCAACGGTTTTCCCTTCGAGCAGTAAAAGCAACTGCTGATTGAAAAAATCCAAGTCTATGGCCTCTATCCCTTCAAAATCAGGCTTTCCTTCTTCGTCAAGAGGCGTTCGGGAACGATCGAGAAAATAGTCGTCTACTGAAAGAGGAAGCGGCTTTAAACCATTAACCCTTAAATGAACTGCAAGTCGTTTTGAAAAAGTGGTTTTCCCTGCCGAGGAAGGCCCTGCAATAAGAACGATTCGCGGAAGAATTGGTGTTTCAGAGATTCTATCCGCTATCTTCGCGATGGATTTTTCGTGAAGCGCCTCTGCCACATTCACCAAATCCAGCCCTTTGCCTTCCACGATAAGCTTGTTGAGCTGACCTATATACGACAATCCTAGAGCCTCCCCCCATTCCTCATAGTGGTGAAAAAGAAGAAAAAGCTTCGGCTGCTCCACGAAAGGAGGCAGTTCAGGATAAGATTCGGGCGTTGGAAAACGCAGAATAAATCCAGGGGGGTAATAACGCAGTTCAAAAGCTGCAAGAGAACCCGTTGTCGGCACAAGCGGACCTCTTATCCAATCCTTAAAATCCCCGCATTCATGTATTACGTACATTTCCTTGTCAGCATACTCCAAAAGGTCGAGTTTTGATTGGTTCGCATTCCTTATGCAGATGGCCTTTGTTTCATTAATATCGGTCTCGCGTAGAATTATCGGTAAATCATCAGCAAGCAAGCCTCTCATCTGGGCTTCTACAAGTTCCACGTCGCGTTTTTCCAGGATACGCTCCATCCTCAGCGTGCAGTAGAAGCCTTTGGAAGTGGAATGCTCTATAACGAGTCTTGCATCAGGAAAAGCTCGTTTTACCGCCATTGTAAGGACAAAAACAAGGCTTTCCTGATGGGTTCTCAAACCGTCCGGGTCCGTCGCAAGTACGAACTCGAGGTGGGAATCCTTGCTGATGGGCGTATTAAGACCAACAAGTTCTCCATCAAGCTTGGCAGCAATGACAGGCTGGCCCGCTGGTATCAAATCGGATATAGGCGTCCCTTCGCTGACATCGCGTTCTGATGTACGATTGAGTCTGACCTTGATCACGTTAATGATTATATATTGACCGGGAATATAGTCAAACAACAGAATTTTATTTAAAGAATCGATAAAGGAAAAGCCGGCTGGAGCCGGCCTTTATCTTCAGATTTAATCGAATCTCGCTTACCGCTCATTTAATGGGTATGCGAAAAACAAGTTCACCGCCTACGCGCAAAAGGTTCTCGTTTGCATCCTCAGAGCCGAACTTCTCCTTATTTTCCGAGAAGATAATATCGTAATCTACTCCCAGTCTAAGACTTAGGAAATCAAATGGCGTTATGCTGATGCCGCCGCCGAGACCAATTCCGAAACTCGCGGCCTTTACTTCATTAATAGTAGTATCTTTTGTGGATGAGTTGATTATCACTGCCTTGAGAAGAGTATCGCCGAGACGCTCTTCCCAGATGTTGATGCCTGCCGCACCCCGGATGTAGGGGTCCACCCAGCGCCAACCCGGAGACCAGGTATTGGTCAGCTGAAACGCATGATGAGCGAAATTTACATTATAGGAAGCTACGGTCGTATCATTGTTGAAATTGTTGACAACCTCAGCTGGAGTGTTCGAATAGCTGTAGCGGACACCGTAGGAGAAACCGTTCCATATTTCAGCTTCAAATAATCCCTTGAACGAATATCCGGGATCCGCTTTATCTATCTCTTTCCCTGTCGCAAGAAGAGTACCGCCTCCTGCGCCAATATTCAGATTGAGGCAAAAAACAGGTGTCGCCGCCGCGACAAAAAGGACTACAGCCGCAGCAAGCATCGCTTTAGTCTTCATATTATTTCCTCCACTGGAATTACCAGAACGCGAAACCCATCTTCGCAGTATCGCGAAGAAAGTTCCTCGAGCAAGGGTTTTAAGAGCTTATAATCGTTTACCGTGACTTCAACCATGTACCTGGTAAAGGTCCCGGGCCATATATGATCGTCCTCAAGACGGCAGGAGCTGACATTTCCTGTCAGCTTATCATGCTTTATGTAGTTGTGAACGCCGGCCCTTTTCATGGCTTCAAGAACTTCAGCCTCTCGCGAAGAGTCGAACGCGATTGAAAGGAGTTTGAATGTCTTTTTCATTTTTTACCTCCTTGCGCCGCCGCTAGTTTCTCTTGTCTTTTTAATCTTCTGCGTTCAGCCCTGCTCTCCAGAGCGCTGTAGACAACAGGAATGAGGATCAAGGTCACCATTGTAGAAAAAATCAAGCCTCCAATTACTGCCACGCCAAGCGGCGCCCACATTTCGGAACCCTTTGTAGGGATAAATGCAAGAGGGGCAAGACCGAATACGGTCGTCAGAGTGGTCATTAAAACGGGCCTGAGCCGGCGCTCACCTGAATCCATGATGGCTTCCCGCAACGGCACTCCCCTGCGGCGCATGAGATTGATGTACTCTACGAGAACGATGGCGTTGTTGACTACCACGCCTACGAGGAGGATCATGCCCACAAACGCCATGATGCCCAAGGTTGAGCGGCCAATAAACAGTGATAACGCCACGCCTGTGAAAGCGAACGGAACCGAGAAGAGGATTATGAAAGGTTCCTTGAAGCTCTCGAACTGCGCCGACATTACAAGGAATACGAGAACGATTCCGATGATGAGCGCGAAGAAGAGCGACTGGAATGATTCCTGCTGATCCTGCGCCTGACCCGATATGACAGCCCTTGTCCCGTATGGGAAGTCTATCTTCGAGAAGAGCGAGTCTTTGATGTAGCCGGTCGCCTGTCCAAGGGAGCGCTCGCCCTTGACAAGGTTGGCTTCAACCTTGACCATGCGCTCGCCCTCCTTGCGCTCGATTGATAGGGGGCCCTGGTGAGGGACAAACTGCACGAGATTAGCGAGGGGGACTGCCCCGCCCATCGGCGTGGGAACCATCATGGACTCAAAGTCCATCTGCGTCCAGTCCTCGGCGCCTGAGAACCTCAGAACGACTTCGAGCTTGTCTCCCTCTGAGGTTATCTCGGTGGCCACTTTCCCAAGCGTCGCGTTTCGGAGAAAGAGTCCGACCTGCGCCGGAGTCAGCCCGACGGCGTATGCCCTTTCGCGGTTTATCTCGAGCCAAAGCTCCGGGCGTCCCGACTCGCGGCTTACTTCTATACCTTCAAAACCTTTAGTGCGTTCAAGATTGTCGGCCATGAGCTTTGCGAGACTGTCGACCGCAGGGATGTCGTATCCGTACACTTCTATTGTTATATCCTTGCCGCCTCCTCCGGGCCCGCCCGTATGAGCGGCAAAGTAAAGCTTCTTCACGCCTGCAAGATCCCTGAAGCGGCTGTTGATGTCGCGCGCTATGTCGTAAGGATCGCGCTTGGCGTCTTCCCTGACGGTAACGAATATCTGGGCCACGGATTCCGAACCTGTTTCGTCCATCATCTGTCCGCTGTAGTTCCCGCCCATCACCATTACGTCTTGCACTTCAGGAACGTTGCGTATCTCCTTTTCGACGTAGGACGCAACGCTGTCCGTGACCTCGAAGCTCGTTCCTGCTGGCATGGTAACTGTACCGGATATGAAGCGCGCGGACACCCCGCCGATGAAGGAAGTCGGGATGAAGCGGAAAAGAACGAGACCGCCTATAAAAAGCCCAAGGGCGGCAAGAAACACGGCAAGGCGGTGCGAAAGCGCCCAGCCGAGAACGCCTCGATACCATCTTCCAATCGCGTCAAGAGCCTTAGGGATCCATTGAAACACGGGCGTCTTTCCGGTCTTGGTCTTCGTTTTTGACATCTTCAGGAAGCGCGAGGCGAGCATGGGCGTAAGCGTGACCGCAGTGAAGAGCGATGCAAAAAGGATGACTGGAATGGCTATAGACATGCCCCGGAAGTAGACGCCGATGAATCCCTTGACGAGAAGGAACGGGATGAAGATCACGACGGTCGTCAGAGTGGAGCCAAGCACGGCTCCGGCCACTTCAGATGTCCCGAACTCCGCGGCCGCGTGAGGCTCCTTGCCCTTTTCTCGCAATCGGAAGATGTTTTCGAGAACGACTATGCCGTTATCCACGACCATGCCTATTGTTATAGCAAGGGCGGAAAGGGTAATGATGTTGAGAGATTCGCCCGCAAGATAGTAGTATATGAACGCCGCTATAAGGGACACAGGGATGGTCACGGAGGTTATCCACCCGCCGGAAGCGTTTCCAAGCATGAGGAAGGAGACTATGACAACAAAGATGAACGCGATAAGAAGCGTCTGGAGCAGATTGTTGATTGACGTCGTTATGATGTCTGCGGAGTTAAAGAGCATGGTGAATTTTAGTTCGGGGTAGGCCTTCTCAATGCCCTGTATCACTTTCTGAATGTTCTTGGCTGTCTGCACGGTGTTTGCCCCGGATCGTTTCTGGAAGATTAGGAACGAGCCTTCTACGTTATTCGCGCGCAAGGTTACGGGCGTGCGGTAAAGATTCTCGCGGACGTCGGCTATGTCGCCGAGCCTTACTAGCTGCGTGCCGGAGAATCCGACGGGAATCAGGGATATCTCCTGGACGCTTTTGAACTCCGCAGGCACGCGCAGGGTAAGGTTCGAACGCCCCCGCTTTACCTCCCCCACGGGGAAGTTGACGTTGGACGCCGCGAGCGAGGCGGCTATACCGTCTATCGTCAGACCCGATTGCTCGAACTTCGCGCGGTCAAGCGTGACTGTAATTTCGCGCTTCGCTCCGCCGTGCATGGCGGATACGGTTCCTACGCCTCCGGCCCGCTTCAGCTCCTTAACAAGCTTGTTATCAAGAAGCTGGGCAAGGTCGGTGCGGGGATCTGATGATGTAACCGCATACTCCATGACCGGTATCTGGGATGTGCTGAACTTGAAAAGAATGGGATCCTCAACGCCGTCAGGAAAGCCTGATTTTACTAGGTCGATGCGGTCGCGCATCTCATTGGATGCTTCGTCGAGATTCTTCCCGAACTCGAAGGTTACGAATACGGAGGATACCCCTTCTTGCGATACCGAACGCACCTCTTTTATATCGGGAACATTGGTGAAAGCCTCTTCCATCGGCTCCGAGACGTTGCGTTCCACGTCCTCCGCGGAAGCCCCTATATAAGGGGTAATGACGGTAACCGTCGGCCATGTAATATCGGGAAGAAAATCGACGGGCAGACGGGAGAGCGAGATGCCGCCGAAAATAATGATTACTATGAAGACTACCGAAGTAAGTATCGCCCTGCGTATGGCTATCCTTGTCATTTGCCACTCTCCGCAGGGTTGTATGCGCCCGTAACCCTGACCTTGGCTCCCTCTTCGACAATTCGCTGACCGACGTAGAGCACTTTGTCCTGGGCTGTGAGTCCCGAGACGATTTCCTGGTAGTTCCCGTCTTCAAGACCGACCTCCACGTCGCGCTTGACCACTTTGCCTACCTCATACGTCTTGCCTTCGATTTTTTCTGTCTTTGAGTCTAGGAGCACGTAGACGAATTTACCGTCAAGCCCCAGGACGCAGTCTATAGGGAGGGCGAGCGCGGCTTTCTTTTGCGCCACGATTACGGATATCTCAGCGAACATGCCGGGCGCAAGGGCGCCGGACGGGTTTGACACGCTCGCCTCCGCCTGAGCCGTGCCTGACCGCTGGTCGACGAAGCGAGATACGCGGACAAGAGCGGCCTCTGCTCTGTAGTCGGCAGCAGGCACGTACACTTCTGCCCGGCTGCCCTGTTCTACGTTCGATATGTACTTCTCCGGGATGCTGAAGCCCAGATTGAGCACGGACGTTTCCGATACCCTTCCTATAGGCATCTGTGGAGCAATCATCTCGCCCTGATCGGTGCCTGTATAGAAGAAGCGTCCGGAAATAGGCGCCTCGATAGGAACAGGTTCGTAGGCGACGCCGGGCACGTCCCTGTCAAGACGGGCGACGGTAGAACCCTTTGAGACGTAGGAACCTTCAGACACCGCGTAGCCCATGAACTTGCCGGGGAGGGGGGAATAGACCATGACTTCGCGCGAGCCCTTGAGCGTTCCCGAGAAGCGAACGGTTCTTACTATATTCTGCGTCTGCGGTGAAGTAATTATGACCGCGGCCGGCAGTTTCTTTTCCTCTTGAGCTTTTGACGGCATTCCGCAAGACGCAAGGGAAACCGCAACAAGCAAAATCAAGAGCGCGCTGGCGGAAATTTTCACTAACTTTTTCATTTATACTCCTCGTCGGTGTCACTTACACCTGGTGTTTTAAATTCCTGTAAGGTCTCCTCATCCCAAAGCCACGCCGATGCCATGAGCTTCTCGCGCGCGACTATCATCTGGTACAGGGCAGCAAGGCGCGCAAGCTCGGCCTGGGTTTTAGCTAATTGTATTGATTGGTAATCCAGCGAGCTGATTACGCCTGTACGATACTGATCCCTGGCCATATTCGATAATTCAGCCATTTGAGAGCCAAGACTTTGCTGCACAAGAAGTTGCTCCTTTGCCTCCACCCACGATGCATATGCCTGTTTTACATCAAGTTCAATGCCCTCAACCGCCTGCTCCTTTGTATAGGAAAGCTTTTTAAGCTGAATGTCTGCCATACGAACCTCGGAAAGTCCCTTCCCGCCGTCGTAAAGC from bacterium includes the following:
- a CDS encoding nucleoside kinase; the protein is MIKVRLNRTSERDVSEGTPISDLIPAGQPVIAAKLDGELVGLNTPISKDSHLEFVLATDPDGLRTHQESLVFVLTMAVKRAFPDARLVIEHSTSKGFYCTLRMERILEKRDVELVEAQMRGLLADDLPIILRETDINETKAICIRNANQSKLDLLEYADKEMYVIHECGDFKDWIRGPLVPTTGSLAAFELRYYPPGFILRFPTPESYPELPPFVEQPKLFLLFHHYEEWGEALGLSYIGQLNKLIVEGKGLDLVNVAEALHEKSIAKIADRISETPILPRIVLIAGPSSAGKTTFSKRLAVHLRVNGLKPLPLSVDDYFLDRSRTPLDEEGKPDFEGIEAIDLDFFNQQLLLLLEGKTVDRPSFDFEKGKRIFDGSSLSLLPHEILIVEGIHALNPSLTSAVPKHLKFKIYISALTQMNYHDQRIVSTSDTRLIRRMLRDYQFRAHTPSETLESWAKVRRGEERNIFPYQESADEMFNSALVYELAVMRNKAIKLLRSVRQKKLSSEAERIIGLLELIVPMDENLVPQVSLLREFVGESIFQKNCKPKKNNRSHK
- a CDS encoding efflux RND transporter periplasmic adaptor subunit, translating into MKKLVKISASALLILLVAVSLASCGMPSKAQEEKKLPAAVIITSPQTQNIVRTVRFSGTLKGSREVMVYSPLPGKFMGYAVSEGSYVSKGSTVARLDRDVPGVAYEPVPIEAPISGRFFYTGTDQGEMIAPQMPIGRVSETSVLNLGFSIPEKYISNVEQGSRAEVYVPAADYRAEAALVRVSRFVDQRSGTAQAEASVSNPSGALAPGMFAEISVIVAQKKAALALPIDCVLGLDGKFVYVLLDSKTEKIEGKTYEVGKVVKRDVEVGLEDGNYQEIVSGLTAQDKVLYVGQRIVEEGAKVRVTGAYNPAESGK
- a CDS encoding efflux RND transporter permease subunit; translation: MTRIAIRRAILTSVVFIVIIIFGGISLSRLPVDFLPDITWPTVTVITPYIGASAEDVERNVSEPMEEAFTNVPDIKEVRSVSQEGVSSVFVTFEFGKNLDEASNEMRDRIDLVKSGFPDGVEDPILFKFSTSQIPVMEYAVTSSDPRTDLAQLLDNKLVKELKRAGGVGTVSAMHGGAKREITVTLDRAKFEQSGLTIDGIAASLAASNVNFPVGEVKRGRSNLTLRVPAEFKSVQEISLIPVGFSGTQLVRLGDIADVRENLYRTPVTLRANNVEGSFLIFQKRSGANTVQTAKNIQKVIQGIEKAYPELKFTMLFNSADIITTSINNLLQTLLIAFIFVVIVSFLMLGNASGGWITSVTIPVSLIAAFIYYYLAGESLNIITLSALAITIGMVVDNGIVVLENIFRLREKGKEPHAAAEFGTSEVAGAVLGSTLTTVVIFIPFLLVKGFIGVYFRGMSIAIPVILFASLFTAVTLTPMLASRFLKMSKTKTKTGKTPVFQWIPKALDAIGRWYRGVLGWALSHRLAVFLAALGLFIGGLVLFRFIPTSFIGGVSARFISGTVTMPAGTSFEVTDSVASYVEKEIRNVPEVQDVMVMGGNYSGQMMDETGSESVAQIFVTVREDAKRDPYDIARDINSRFRDLAGVKKLYFAAHTGGPGGGGKDITIEVYGYDIPAVDSLAKLMADNLERTKGFEGIEVSRESGRPELWLEINRERAYAVGLTPAQVGLFLRNATLGKVATEITSEGDKLEVVLRFSGAEDWTQMDFESMMVPTPMGGAVPLANLVQFVPHQGPLSIERKEGERMVKVEANLVKGERSLGQATGYIKDSLFSKIDFPYGTRAVISGQAQDQQESFQSLFFALIIGIVLVFLVMSAQFESFKEPFIILFSVPFAFTGVALSLFIGRSTLGIMAFVGMILLVGVVVNNAIVLVEYINLMRRRGVPLREAIMDSGERRLRPVLMTTLTTVFGLAPLAFIPTKGSEMWAPLGVAVIGGLIFSTMVTLILIPVVYSALESRAERRRLKRQEKLAAAQGGKK